One window of Thiomicrorhabdus lithotrophica genomic DNA carries:
- a CDS encoding Nif3-like dinuclear metal center hexameric protein, with the protein MLRTELESYLKAFLNIDAYKDYAPNGLQVEGKNEIQKIVTGVTACQALIDAAIELKADAILVHHGYFWKSEPEVITGFKQKRIKSLLMNDMSLFAYHLPLDGHEELGNNAQLGKLWQLQDITPEPGLVRLGELKQALSINEFVEQVSDTLDRQVLHLPGGPEMVKTVAWCSGGAQGYINQAIDWSADVYISGEVSEQTTHLAKECGIHYLAAGHHATERVGVKALGEHLAEHFGLECIFVDIGNPV; encoded by the coding sequence ATGTTACGTACAGAATTAGAGAGTTATTTAAAGGCCTTTCTGAATATTGACGCATACAAAGACTATGCTCCAAATGGCCTTCAGGTAGAAGGGAAAAATGAGATACAAAAAATTGTCACAGGTGTTACAGCTTGCCAAGCATTGATTGATGCTGCGATTGAATTAAAAGCCGATGCAATATTAGTGCATCACGGTTATTTCTGGAAAAGTGAACCTGAGGTCATTACTGGTTTTAAACAAAAGCGCATTAAAAGTTTACTGATGAATGATATGAGCTTGTTTGCTTACCACTTGCCGTTAGACGGTCATGAAGAATTGGGTAATAATGCTCAGTTGGGTAAGTTGTGGCAATTGCAAGACATTACTCCTGAGCCAGGTCTGGTAAGATTAGGTGAGTTGAAACAGGCTTTATCGATTAACGAGTTTGTTGAACAGGTCTCGGATACTCTTGACCGCCAAGTCTTACATCTTCCAGGTGGGCCAGAAATGGTTAAGACAGTTGCATGGTGTAGCGGTGGTGCCCAAGGCTATATAAATCAAGCCATTGATTGGAGTGCGGATGTTTACATTAGCGGTGAGGTTTCTGAGCAGACTACGCACTTGGCAAAGGAGTGTGGGATACATTACTTAGCTGCTGGGCATCATGCGACGGAGCGTGTGGGAGTTAAAGCCTTGGGCGAACACTTAGCAGAGCACTTTGGTTTGGAGTGTATCTTTGTAGATATCGGTAATCCGGTGTAA
- the petA gene encoding ubiquinol-cytochrome c reductase iron-sulfur subunit: MSTEEQNVSSVNLQRRKILTGATGVVGATGATFLAVPFVSSWQPSEKAKAAGAPVNADVSQLQPGQMLTVSWRGKPVWVVRRTPEMVDGLAPLEGELRDPASEQSDQPEYCQNPTRAINSEFLVVVGICTHLGCAPLYRPAIGSPDVGADWQGGFFCPCHGSRFDLAGRVFQSVPAPTNLEIPPHHYLSDSIIRIGEEATEGAA; this comes from the coding sequence ATGTCGACAGAAGAACAAAACGTATCGAGTGTGAATCTTCAGCGCCGTAAAATCTTGACGGGTGCTACAGGGGTTGTAGGAGCAACGGGGGCTACCTTTTTAGCCGTTCCGTTTGTGAGTTCATGGCAGCCAAGTGAGAAAGCCAAAGCGGCAGGTGCACCAGTTAATGCTGACGTTAGTCAGCTTCAACCTGGACAAATGTTAACCGTTTCTTGGCGTGGTAAGCCTGTATGGGTTGTACGTCGTACCCCTGAAATGGTGGATGGACTAGCACCTCTAGAGGGTGAGTTACGTGATCCCGCTTCTGAGCAGTCTGACCAGCCAGAGTATTGTCAAAATCCAACTCGTGCAATCAATAGTGAGTTTTTGGTTGTAGTCGGTATTTGTACCCATTTAGGTTGTGCACCTTTATACCGCCCTGCAATTGGTTCACCTGATGTGGGTGCTGATTGGCAAGGTGGGTTCTTCTGTCCATGTCATGGTTCAAGATTTGATTTAGCTGGTCGAGTATTTCAATCGGTGCCAGCACCTACTAACTTAGAAATTCCTCCACACCACTATCTTTCTGATTCAATCATTCGAATTGGTGAAGAAGCAACAGAGGGAGCGGCATAA
- a CDS encoding cytochrome b produces MSDFKKSDSQVKQGTLLAWFDKRYPLVSTWNEHVGEYYAPKNFNFWYFFGSLALIVLVNQFVTGIWLTMSYKPSALEAFNSVEYIMRDVEWGWLIRYMHSTGASAFFIVIYLHMTRGLLYGSYKEPRELVWIIGMLLFLVLMAEAFMGYLLPWGQMSYWGAQVIISLFGAIPLIGPDLALWVRGDFVISDATLNRFFALHVIALPLVLLILVFMHIVALHQVGSNNPDGIEIKKVKNAHGLPMDGIPFHPYYSVKDSMGAVFFMVIFAAVLFYMPEGGGYFIEPPNFEPANPLKTPDHIAPVWYFTPFYAILRAIPDKFLGVVAMGAAIAVLFAMPWLDRCKVKSIRYRGISFKVLLTVLIVSFVVLGWLGTQPSTPELTKLAQIFTALYFMFFLVLPFTSKYEKTKPVPERVQ; encoded by the coding sequence ATGTCAGATTTTAAGAAAAGTGATTCTCAAGTAAAGCAAGGTACTTTGTTAGCTTGGTTTGATAAGCGTTACCCACTTGTGAGTACTTGGAATGAACATGTTGGTGAATACTATGCACCTAAAAACTTTAACTTCTGGTACTTTTTTGGTTCTTTAGCGTTAATTGTTTTAGTTAACCAGTTTGTAACAGGTATTTGGCTAACCATGAGTTATAAGCCGAGTGCTTTAGAGGCTTTTAACTCAGTTGAATACATCATGCGTGATGTTGAGTGGGGTTGGTTAATACGTTATATGCATTCCACTGGCGCATCGGCATTCTTTATTGTTATCTATCTTCATATGACAAGAGGCTTGTTATATGGCTCCTATAAAGAACCTCGAGAGCTGGTATGGATTATCGGTATGTTGTTGTTCTTGGTACTGATGGCTGAAGCGTTTATGGGGTATTTATTACCTTGGGGTCAGATGTCTTATTGGGGTGCTCAGGTAATTATTTCATTATTTGGTGCGATACCACTTATTGGTCCTGATTTGGCATTGTGGGTACGTGGAGACTTTGTTATCTCTGATGCGACTTTGAACCGCTTCTTTGCTTTACATGTTATTGCTCTGCCTCTTGTATTATTAATTCTTGTGTTTATGCACATTGTGGCACTACACCAGGTTGGTTCAAATAACCCTGATGGTATTGAAATCAAAAAAGTCAAAAACGCACACGGTTTACCAATGGACGGCATTCCGTTCCACCCATATTACTCTGTGAAAGATTCGATGGGTGCGGTGTTCTTTATGGTGATATTTGCAGCGGTGCTGTTCTATATGCCAGAGGGTGGAGGGTACTTTATTGAGCCACCAAACTTTGAACCAGCAAACCCACTGAAAACACCTGATCATATTGCGCCAGTTTGGTACTTCACACCATTTTATGCAATTTTAAGAGCTATCCCAGATAAGTTCTTGGGTGTGGTTGCGATGGGAGCTGCAATTGCCGTACTATTTGCAATGCCTTGGTTAGATCGTTGTAAAGTCAAATCGATTCGTTACCGTGGTATCTCTTTTAAAGTACTACTAACTGTACTGATTGTGAGTTTTGTAGTTCTTGGTTGGTTAGGTACACAGCCTTCAACGCCTGAATTAACAAAATTAGCACAGATTTTTACCGCTTTGTATTTCATGTTTTTCTTGGTACTACCATTTACTTCGAAATATGAAAAGACTAAGCCAGTTCCAGAGAGGGTGCAATAA
- a CDS encoding cytochrome c1, producing the protein MKKLLTIFSLLLLPLVTPVQAAGGYGIELKPAENNLRDQDSLQRGAILFSNYCMACHSVKYMRYNRIARDLGWTDEEVVAKMTYNQNRVVDNVMTRMLDGVAMDVMGVEPPDLSLMSRLKGTDYIYTFLTEYYQDEKGNWNNHALKGTSMPNVLEGIQRHASPEDYAQAARDISNFLEYAGEPAKLERLDLGWKVIAFLLVLLLLTYLLKKEYWRDIKH; encoded by the coding sequence ATGAAAAAGTTACTTACTATTTTTAGCTTACTTTTATTGCCGCTTGTAACGCCTGTTCAAGCTGCAGGTGGATACGGTATTGAACTTAAGCCAGCAGAAAATAATTTGCGTGATCAAGATTCTTTACAGCGTGGAGCTATTTTGTTCTCTAACTACTGTATGGCTTGTCACTCTGTTAAATACATGCGTTATAACCGCATTGCGCGTGATTTAGGTTGGACAGATGAAGAGGTCGTCGCAAAAATGACCTATAATCAAAATCGAGTGGTTGATAACGTTATGACACGTATGCTTGATGGTGTTGCTATGGACGTTATGGGTGTTGAACCACCAGATTTATCTCTGATGTCACGTTTGAAGGGTACGGATTATATTTATACATTCTTAACAGAGTACTATCAGGATGAAAAAGGTAATTGGAATAACCATGCACTAAAAGGTACTTCTATGCCTAATGTCTTAGAAGGTATTCAGCGTCATGCTTCTCCTGAAGACTATGCTCAGGCAGCACGTGATATTTCTAATTTCTTAGAGTATGCTGGTGAGCCAGCTAAATTAGAACGTTTAGATTTAGGTTGGAAGGTTATCGCTTTCTTATTAGTGTTATTGTTACTGACTTACTTACTGAAGAAAGAGTATTGGCGAGATATTAAACATTAA
- the radA gene encoding DNA repair protein RadA translates to MAKNKTAYVCTDCGAEYSQWQGQCKACHAWNTLKEFKLSSAKSSSSTSAKGYTGATENTVKSISDVDLAEVPRVSSGMSELDRVLGGGIVPGSVVLIGGDPGVGKSSILLQVMCHLSTQQKVLYVTGEESLQQVASRARRMQLPDEQLRLYTETDVENITIAAEKELPKVMVVDSIQTMQLADVSSAAGGVSQVRETAAYLTRYAKQNNVAIFLVGHVTKSGEVAGPRVLEHIVDTVVFLEGQSDSRFRTLRAIKNRFGAVNELGVFAMTEKGMKQIKNPSAIFLSRGDEAAPGSVVMVIWEGSRPLLVEIQALVDESPYGAPRRVTVGLDQNRMAMLLAVMHRHGGIQANDQDVYVNVVGGVKVSETSVDLAVLCAILSSMRNKPLAQDLIVFGEVGLAGEIRPVPSGQERIIEAAKHGFKRAIVPIGNVPKGGVAGMEIIGVKSLQKALDVL, encoded by the coding sequence ATGGCAAAAAACAAAACCGCTTATGTTTGTACCGACTGCGGTGCAGAATACTCTCAATGGCAGGGTCAGTGTAAAGCTTGCCACGCTTGGAACACGCTAAAGGAATTTAAGCTTAGCTCCGCCAAATCATCTTCATCTACATCGGCGAAAGGATATACAGGGGCAACTGAAAACACAGTTAAATCAATTAGTGATGTAGATTTGGCTGAGGTGCCAAGGGTTTCATCGGGTATGTCAGAACTTGATAGAGTCTTGGGGGGTGGAATCGTTCCAGGCTCAGTGGTGCTGATCGGTGGCGATCCTGGAGTAGGAAAATCTTCAATACTTTTGCAGGTCATGTGTCATTTAAGTACTCAACAAAAAGTACTTTATGTTACGGGTGAAGAGTCTTTGCAGCAAGTGGCATCAAGGGCAAGACGTATGCAGTTACCGGATGAGCAGCTCAGGCTATATACTGAAACCGATGTGGAAAATATCACTATTGCTGCTGAAAAAGAGTTACCGAAAGTGATGGTGGTTGATTCTATCCAAACTATGCAGTTAGCCGATGTCAGTAGTGCGGCAGGCGGGGTTTCACAGGTTCGTGAAACAGCCGCTTATTTAACACGCTACGCTAAACAAAACAATGTGGCTATTTTTTTGGTGGGTCACGTTACTAAGTCTGGTGAAGTAGCAGGCCCTAGAGTACTAGAACATATTGTGGACACGGTGGTGTTTCTAGAAGGCCAATCTGATAGCCGATTTAGAACGTTACGAGCGATTAAAAACCGTTTTGGTGCTGTGAATGAACTGGGTGTATTTGCCATGACTGAAAAGGGTATGAAGCAGATTAAAAACCCCTCGGCTATTTTTCTGTCGCGTGGTGACGAAGCTGCTCCTGGTTCTGTTGTAATGGTAATTTGGGAAGGTTCTCGCCCATTATTAGTCGAAATTCAAGCATTGGTTGACGAATCACCTTATGGTGCACCAAGAAGAGTTACAGTTGGTTTAGATCAAAATCGAATGGCGATGTTATTAGCCGTCATGCATCGACATGGCGGTATTCAAGCAAATGATCAAGATGTCTATGTGAATGTCGTTGGTGGCGTGAAAGTTTCTGAAACCAGTGTCGATTTAGCCGTTTTATGTGCCATTTTATCGAGTATGAGAAATAAGCCTTTGGCCCAAGACTTAATTGTGTTTGGTGAAGTCGGTTTGGCGGGTGAAATTCGCCCAGTGCCTAGTGGTCAAGAGCGTATTATTGAAGCTGCCAAGCATGGCTTTAAACGTGCGATAGTGCCTATCGGCAATGTACCCAAAGGAGGTGTTGCAGGTATGGAAATTATTGGAGTGAAAAGTCTTCAAAAAGCCTTAGATGTTCTGTAG
- a CDS encoding OmpP1/FadL family transporter codes for MSFNKLTGAILFALASQTVSASGFALIEQSASGQGLSYAGAAASTEDASVMWFNPAGLTEIEGHQIIVGGHVISPSAKFNNDGSYLAVPVNTLQGDEDNGATIGFVPNLYWKGKTGDYDIGLGVNVPFGQHISYEDDWVGRYHATETNLKTININPAIARKLNDEFSFGFGLNVQYVDLLMEQQVNLASSTGTAGDDSLKIEADSWGYGYNFGFLWKPQATTNVGLSYRSSVTHNAKGNIDYPAVIPLDGKISSDVSLPATASLSAAHDYGKFTLLADATWTKWSDYGSLTIQNASGSTITDTRQDFKDSWRYSVGGIYQLNDTTKLRAGVALDQTPISNETNRSPRTPDSDRRWVSVGVGYKLSSNIDLDLAYSHLFADNSKVNYTVDDAHYLVGSYDASVDIFSAQMIWKY; via the coding sequence ATGTCATTCAATAAGTTAACTGGTGCGATTTTATTTGCCCTAGCCTCACAAACTGTTAGTGCATCAGGTTTCGCTTTAATCGAACAAAGCGCTAGTGGACAGGGCCTCTCTTACGCAGGAGCTGCAGCCAGTACTGAGGATGCAAGTGTAATGTGGTTTAACCCGGCTGGTTTAACTGAAATTGAAGGTCATCAAATCATTGTTGGTGGACATGTTATTTCTCCTTCTGCCAAATTTAACAATGATGGATCTTATCTAGCCGTTCCTGTAAACACTTTACAAGGTGATGAAGATAACGGCGCGACCATTGGTTTTGTTCCTAATCTTTATTGGAAAGGAAAAACGGGCGATTACGATATTGGATTAGGAGTGAATGTACCATTTGGTCAACATATTTCTTATGAGGATGACTGGGTTGGGCGTTACCATGCAACGGAAACTAATTTAAAAACCATTAACATCAATCCTGCGATAGCTCGAAAACTTAATGATGAATTTAGCTTTGGTTTTGGTTTAAATGTTCAATATGTAGATTTATTAATGGAGCAGCAAGTTAATCTGGCGAGTTCTACAGGGACAGCGGGTGATGACTCGTTAAAAATCGAAGCCGATAGTTGGGGGTACGGCTATAACTTTGGGTTCTTATGGAAACCGCAAGCCACTACAAATGTTGGGCTATCTTACCGTTCGAGTGTTACTCATAATGCAAAAGGAAACATTGATTACCCTGCTGTTATTCCTTTAGACGGAAAAATTAGTTCAGATGTTAGTCTTCCAGCGACAGCAAGTTTAAGTGCTGCACACGATTACGGAAAGTTCACATTGTTGGCTGATGCAACTTGGACTAAGTGGAGTGATTACGGTTCTTTAACTATTCAGAATGCAAGTGGTTCAACGATTACCGATACTAGACAAGATTTTAAAGACAGTTGGCGCTATTCTGTGGGTGGAATATATCAATTGAATGACACAACCAAATTACGTGCAGGTGTTGCTTTGGATCAGACTCCAATTTCAAATGAAACAAATCGTAGTCCACGAACTCCAGATTCAGATCGTAGATGGGTTTCTGTCGGTGTCGGTTATAAGTTAAGTTCAAACATTGATTTGGATTTGGCTTATAGTCATTTGTTTGCAGATAATTCAAAGGTTAACTATACAGTTGATGACGCTCATTACTTAGTGGGTTCTTATGATGCCTCAGTTGATATTTTTAGTGCCCAAATGATCTGGAAATACTAA
- a CDS encoding inositol monophosphatase family protein, with protein MTSNISINHPFQNDTQWKSLQAGIIELAKKEVLARFEQVIAQEKPDGSLLTEADTEMQKKTQAFLEENWPQYAFLGEESSVDEQEAAMNSDSGCWILDPVDGTSNFAIGIPVYSVSLALMVKGKLVAGLVYDPSRDEIFTARLGQGAELNNKPLIANTAKQALKQCSGIIDFKRLTPELATKLATQCPYSSQRSFGSVCLDWCWIAAGRGQIYLHGAQNIWDYAAGWLILEEAGGYSCDLNNESVVVAKVVKRSAVAATTPDLFAEWQDFLGIH; from the coding sequence ATGACGAGTAATATCTCTATTAACCACCCGTTTCAAAATGATACGCAGTGGAAATCATTGCAAGCAGGTATTATTGAACTCGCAAAAAAAGAAGTATTAGCGCGCTTTGAACAAGTTATTGCTCAAGAAAAACCTGACGGCTCTCTATTAACGGAAGCCGACACTGAAATGCAAAAAAAGACTCAGGCTTTTCTAGAAGAGAATTGGCCACAATACGCTTTTCTAGGTGAAGAATCTTCAGTAGATGAACAAGAAGCAGCTATGAATAGCGATTCAGGCTGTTGGATTTTAGACCCTGTTGATGGCACGAGTAATTTTGCAATCGGCATCCCCGTTTATTCGGTCTCTTTAGCATTAATGGTAAAAGGTAAATTAGTAGCAGGCCTGGTATATGACCCTAGTAGAGACGAGATATTCACTGCTCGATTAGGACAAGGGGCTGAACTTAACAATAAACCTTTAATTGCGAATACTGCTAAACAAGCTTTAAAGCAGTGTAGTGGAATTATTGATTTTAAACGCCTAACGCCTGAACTTGCAACCAAACTTGCAACACAATGTCCTTACTCTTCTCAACGAAGCTTTGGTTCAGTCTGTTTAGACTGGTGTTGGATTGCCGCTGGTCGTGGACAAATTTATTTACATGGCGCACAGAATATTTGGGATTATGCTGCAGGCTGGCTAATCTTAGAAGAAGCTGGAGGTTACAGCTGTGACTTAAACAATGAAAGCGTTGTAGTTGCTAAGGTAGTTAAACGTTCAGCGGTAGCGGCTACCACTCCAGATTTATTTGCTGAATGGCAAGACTTTCTAGGAATCCACTAG
- a CDS encoding HlyC/CorC family transporter — protein MNSLDISILFGILALLIILSALFSSSETSMMALNRYRLKHQVKSGHKGAKLAQKLLESPDRLLGVILLGNNFVNIFASSIATIIAMKLIGEAGIALAAGLLTMVVLVFAEVAPKTLAALYPEKIAYPAAYVLTPLLKVLSPVVWLVNFFANGLLKLFGVNIRNVEDAHALTHEELQTLIDEATSQLPEQYRSMLSSVLELENVTVEDVMIPKQDIYAVNVDQPIDQILKEIQKSPYTRVPLYRGSLDEDLIGMLNLRRALPVLMRDEVTLKDIIKITRPAYYIPETTSLNVQLGKFNEHKRRMALIVDEYGDLQGLLTMEDLLEEIVGKLSTDAKSKPENDAVALHEDGSMTIDASEFIRDLNKEFNLTLPTEGPKTLNGLIQEELESLPLPGTCIKVNEYILEVVETSTNSIEVIKLSTFTPSKKKKKVKHDE, from the coding sequence TTGAATTCCTTAGACATTTCAATCCTATTTGGGATTTTAGCCCTACTCATTATTCTTTCTGCTCTATTTTCTAGCTCTGAAACCAGCATGATGGCGCTTAATCGCTATCGCCTAAAACACCAGGTAAAGTCAGGCCACAAAGGTGCGAAATTAGCTCAAAAGCTTTTAGAGTCTCCTGACCGCTTGCTCGGAGTCATACTGCTAGGTAATAACTTTGTAAATATTTTTGCATCGTCAATTGCCACGATTATTGCTATGAAGTTAATAGGTGAAGCCGGTATAGCCTTAGCCGCTGGTTTATTAACCATGGTCGTTTTAGTATTTGCTGAAGTTGCGCCAAAAACATTAGCCGCCTTGTATCCAGAAAAAATTGCTTATCCAGCGGCTTACGTCTTAACTCCGTTGCTGAAAGTACTCTCTCCTGTTGTTTGGCTAGTAAACTTTTTCGCCAATGGATTATTGAAGCTATTCGGTGTCAACATTAGAAATGTTGAAGATGCTCATGCCCTAACGCATGAAGAACTGCAAACATTAATTGACGAAGCCACTAGCCAGTTACCTGAACAGTACCGTTCAATGCTTTCAAGTGTTCTTGAACTTGAAAATGTCACTGTTGAAGACGTCATGATTCCTAAACAAGATATTTATGCTGTTAATGTTGACCAGCCTATTGATCAAATATTAAAAGAGATTCAAAAGTCACCTTATACACGCGTTCCCCTTTATCGTGGTTCTTTAGACGAAGACTTGATTGGAATGTTGAATTTACGTAGAGCACTACCTGTATTGATGCGCGATGAAGTGACATTAAAAGATATCATTAAAATCACCCGCCCTGCTTACTACATTCCAGAAACAACCTCTCTAAATGTCCAGTTAGGCAAGTTTAATGAACACAAACGTCGTATGGCATTAATTGTAGATGAGTATGGAGATCTACAAGGCCTTCTCACAATGGAAGACTTACTAGAAGAGATTGTAGGCAAGCTCTCTACTGATGCTAAGTCTAAACCTGAAAATGACGCAGTAGCTCTGCATGAAGACGGTAGCATGACGATTGACGCTTCTGAGTTTATTCGTGACTTGAACAAAGAATTCAACTTAACGCTGCCAACTGAAGGTCCTAAAACACTCAATGGCTTAATACAAGAAGAGTTGGAATCACTACCTCTGCCTGGCACTTGCATTAAAGTGAATGAATACATTCTAGAAGTCGTTGAAACCTCTACCAACTCAATTGAAGTGATTAAGCTCTCTACTTTCACACCTAGTAAGAAGAAGAAAAAGGTCAAACATGACGAGTAA
- a CDS encoding cytochrome C assembly family protein, whose product MLLTGSIAVLASLLYFYASAIIWKNIQASTHNDIRPKIIKIIALAVALHAYTLSDTLWLDSSIFFHIGNGLSLVAILAAAILLVTHLNKPTETLGVFIYPLAALSTLIPLSIETSVELPIELGSHVLISIAAYSIMGIATAQAILYGVQERNFKAKRLSKLMKALPPLQVMESTLLQLVKIGFIFLTFALISGAFFVENLFEQHLIHKTFFAIAAWLVYGFFLFGQAKYGWRGQTAAQYTIWAYFLLILSYIGTTIIIEYVLV is encoded by the coding sequence ATGTTATTAACAGGATCCATTGCTGTACTTGCTAGCCTTCTATATTTTTACGCCAGCGCAATCATCTGGAAAAACATTCAGGCCTCTACGCATAATGATATTAGACCTAAGATAATCAAAATCATTGCTCTCGCGGTAGCTTTACATGCTTACACACTAAGCGACACATTATGGTTAGATTCCAGCATTTTCTTTCATATTGGTAACGGACTTTCTTTAGTGGCAATTCTAGCGGCAGCTATTCTACTGGTGACCCACTTAAATAAACCGACTGAAACTCTTGGAGTATTTATTTACCCTTTAGCCGCTTTGAGTACACTTATTCCACTTTCCATTGAAACTTCTGTTGAATTACCTATTGAACTAGGTAGCCATGTACTAATTTCCATTGCGGCATACAGCATTATGGGCATAGCAACTGCACAGGCTATTTTATATGGCGTACAAGAGCGTAACTTTAAAGCTAAACGTTTAAGTAAACTCATGAAAGCCTTACCTCCATTACAAGTTATGGAAAGTACACTTTTACAGTTGGTAAAAATTGGCTTTATCTTTTTAACCTTTGCGTTAATCAGTGGCGCATTTTTTGTTGAAAACTTATTTGAGCAACACCTAATTCACAAAACCTTTTTTGCTATTGCTGCTTGGCTTGTTTATGGATTTTTCCTATTTGGTCAAGCCAAATACGGCTGGCGCGGGCAAACGGCTGCACAATACACTATTTGGGCTTATTTTCTACTTATCTTGAGCTACATTGGAACAACCATTATTATTGAATACGTTCTTGTATAA
- the ffh gene encoding signal recognition particle protein — MFDNLSDRLNKTFKVIRGQGRLTEANIKDALRDVRRALLEADVALPVVKSFITQVQERAVGQEVSTSLNPGQAFIKIVREQLTEVMGAEAEPLKFNVEPPAVVMVAGLQGAGKTTSVAKLAKWLKEREKKKVMVVSADVYRPAAIKQLETLAEQVDVLFYPSSADQDPIQIAKNAHAEAKKQFADVLILDTAGRLHIDDEMMQEVQKLHSSINPCETLFVVDAMTGQDAANTAKAFNDALPLTGVILTKTDGDARGGAALSIREITGKPIKFIGAGEKTDALEPFHPDRMAGRILGMGDVLSLIEEAEAKIDHKKAEKFAKKVQKSGAFDLEDFLEQLQQINNMGGVGGLMGKLPGMGQLAGQVNEDVAAKEFKRLEAIIHSMTRKERQFPAVIKGSRKRRIALGSGTSVQDVNKLLKQFTQMQKMMKKMKGGGMKNMMRGLAGKLPPGMGGMGGLPPGMR; from the coding sequence ATGTTTGACAATTTATCTGATCGTTTAAACAAAACCTTTAAGGTCATTCGTGGTCAAGGGCGTTTAACCGAGGCAAATATTAAAGATGCTTTGCGGGATGTGCGACGTGCTTTATTAGAGGCCGATGTTGCTTTACCAGTTGTCAAAAGTTTTATTACTCAAGTTCAAGAGCGCGCCGTTGGTCAGGAAGTTTCTACTAGTCTAAACCCTGGGCAAGCATTCATTAAAATTGTACGAGAGCAATTAACAGAAGTCATGGGGGCAGAAGCCGAGCCGCTTAAATTCAATGTTGAACCGCCAGCAGTAGTAATGGTTGCCGGTCTACAAGGTGCAGGTAAAACCACCTCTGTTGCTAAGTTAGCTAAATGGCTTAAAGAACGAGAAAAGAAAAAAGTCATGGTGGTGTCTGCTGACGTTTATCGTCCAGCGGCGATTAAACAGCTAGAGACTTTGGCTGAACAAGTTGATGTACTTTTTTACCCATCATCAGCGGATCAAGACCCAATTCAAATTGCTAAGAACGCACACGCTGAAGCTAAAAAACAGTTTGCCGATGTCTTAATCTTGGATACTGCTGGTCGCCTGCACATTGATGATGAAATGATGCAGGAAGTACAAAAGCTTCATAGCAGTATTAATCCATGTGAAACTTTGTTTGTTGTCGATGCGATGACAGGGCAAGATGCAGCTAATACCGCTAAAGCGTTCAACGATGCTTTACCTCTTACGGGTGTTATTCTTACCAAAACTGACGGTGATGCACGTGGTGGTGCGGCACTTTCTATTCGAGAGATTACTGGTAAACCTATCAAGTTTATTGGTGCGGGTGAGAAAACCGATGCGCTAGAACCTTTCCATCCAGATCGTATGGCTGGCCGTATTTTAGGTATGGGTGATGTTTTAAGCTTAATTGAAGAAGCTGAAGCAAAAATCGACCATAAAAAAGCTGAGAAGTTTGCTAAGAAGGTTCAAAAGTCTGGTGCATTTGATTTAGAGGATTTTTTAGAGCAGCTACAACAAATTAACAACATGGGTGGTGTTGGTGGTCTGATGGGCAAGCTTCCAGGCATGGGACAGTTAGCAGGGCAGGTAAATGAAGATGTTGCGGCTAAAGAGTTTAAGCGTTTAGAGGCGATTATTCATTCTATGACGCGTAAAGAACGCCAGTTTCCTGCGGTTATTAAAGGGTCGCGTAAACGCCGTATTGCGTTGGGTTCAGGTACGTCAGTTCAGGATGTGAATAAACTGTTAAAACAATTTACTCAAATGCAAAAGATGATGAAGAAAATGAAAGGCGGTGGTATGAAAAATATGATGCGCGGTCTAGCAGGTAAATTACCACCCGGCATGGGTGGAATGGGTGGGTTGCCACCTGGAATGCGCTAA
- the rpsP gene encoding 30S ribosomal protein S16 has translation MVVIRLARGGSKKRPFYKLVVADQRKSATGRFIEQVGFFNPVARGQEEAVRIDQARIDHWVAQGAQMSPRVKSIIKNA, from the coding sequence ATGGTTGTTATCCGTTTAGCCCGTGGTGGTTCTAAAAAGCGTCCTTTCTATAAACTAGTTGTAGCTGACCAGCGTAAATCAGCAACAGGTCGTTTCATTGAGCAAGTTGGTTTCTTTAACCCAGTTGCTAGAGGTCAAGAAGAAGCTGTACGTATTGATCAGGCGAGAATTGATCACTGGGTAGCTCAAGGTGCACAGATGAGCCCTCGTGTAAAAAGCATCATCAAAAACGCTTAA